From a single Rosa rugosa chromosome 7, drRosRugo1.1, whole genome shotgun sequence genomic region:
- the LOC133720073 gene encoding dof zinc finger protein DOF3.5 yields MERSGWKPNDDHHHICPNCPRCGCSNTKFCYYNNYSLTQPRYFCKGCRRYWTKGGSLRNVPVGGGCRKNRRGSRSLRLSTNTTTANRSNNVNSGTIGHNSYGISSSLDPDSTSSGESNQDAPPRIDLAVVYANFLNQKPVSRSSGSDQLPEFPGEFNPGLDFSSCIANMNINAGSGSSIQLMEENGLNGSIGCHSTLSENCGTINDHLYFGGLDPLIDHHQNHQDHSSDLVQHASSTHESTDHFGLPPLPDQEVLWSTSHDQMMTSPIMQPTPVLGSESHDPNLLNWSPLFDLPCNGTFSRT; encoded by the coding sequence ATGGAGAGATCTGGATGGAAGCCAAACGATGATCATCATCACATATGCCCGAATTGCCCCCGGTGCGGTTGTTCTAACACCAAGTTTTGTTACTATAACAACTACAGTTTGACTCAGCCTAGGTACTTCTGCAAGGGCTGTAGGAGATACTGGACCAAAGGCGGGTCCCTCAGGAACGTCCCCGTCGGAGGCGGCTGCCGGAAGAACAGAAGAGGGTCAAGGTCGTTAAGGCTATCCACCAACACCACCACGGCTAACCGGAGTAATAATGTGAATAGTGGCACAATTGGGCATAATTCATATGGAATTAGTAGCTCATTGGATCCAGATTCTACTAGCTCCGGAGAGTCCAATCAGGATGCGCCACCACGTATTGATCTCGCAGTCGTTTATGCAAACTTCTTGAATCAGAAGCCAGTTTCCAGGAGTTCAGGATCTGATCAGTTGCCAGAATTTCCTGGGGAATTCAACCCGGGTTTAGATTTTTCAAGCTGTATAGCAAACATGAACATCAATGCAGGCTCAGGCTCAAGTATTCAGTTGATGGAAGAAAATGGTCTTAATGGATCAATAGGATGTCACAGTACTCTATCTGAAAATTGTGGGACCATCAATGACCACTTGTACTTTGGTGGGTTAGACCCATTAATCGATCATCATCAGAACCATCAAGATCATAGCAGTGATTTAGTACAACATGCAAGTAGTACTCATGAATCAACTGATCATTTTGGGTTGCCACCATTGCCAGACCAAGAGGTATTGTGGTCTACTTCTCACGATCAAATGATGACTAGTCCTATCATGCAACCTACCCCTGTGCTCGGATCAGAGTCTCATGATCCAAACCTGTTAAATTGGAGCCCCTTATTCGATTTACCATGTAATGGAACTTTCTCCAGGACATGA